In Stieleria varia, one genomic interval encodes:
- a CDS encoding RsmE family RNA methyltransferase, giving the protein MTRRYYVPDLPPIGGPIALPDEEAQHASRVMRAQTGDQVVLFDGIGNESSATIQSIDRRSCICHASPRELVDREPGLRLHLGIALPKPDRAKEMVERLTELGVAQVTPLLCSRSQRPPSGGLLDKLRRVVIEACKQSGRNQLMRIESPVAVADFFAMDTETPRWIAHPGGQEMDGSLSRLTGGQLLAAIGPEGGFDDEEMNVALSRGWIAIDLGKRIYRIETAATVIAAHASHLPMR; this is encoded by the coding sequence ATGACGCGACGTTACTACGTTCCCGACTTGCCACCCATCGGCGGCCCCATCGCGTTGCCGGATGAGGAAGCTCAACATGCGTCACGCGTGATGCGTGCCCAAACCGGTGACCAAGTCGTCTTGTTCGACGGAATCGGAAACGAATCCTCCGCAACGATTCAGTCAATCGATCGTCGGTCTTGCATATGCCATGCCAGCCCACGCGAATTGGTCGATCGCGAACCCGGCTTGCGTTTGCATCTCGGCATCGCTCTGCCCAAACCGGATCGTGCCAAAGAGATGGTGGAACGGTTGACGGAACTGGGCGTTGCACAAGTGACGCCGCTGCTCTGTAGTCGCTCTCAGCGCCCACCCTCGGGCGGCTTGCTCGACAAACTAAGACGTGTCGTGATCGAGGCCTGCAAACAATCGGGTCGAAATCAGTTGATGCGGATCGAGTCCCCGGTCGCGGTGGCCGATTTTTTCGCAATGGATACCGAAACACCACGCTGGATCGCACATCCTGGAGGCCAAGAGATGGACGGATCTCTTTCGCGATTGACCGGCGGCCAACTGCTGGCCGCCATCGGTCCCGAAGGTGGTTTTGACGACGAAGAAATGAACGTGGCGTTATCGAGGGGCTGGATCGCGATCGATTTGGGAAAACGGATCTACCGAATCGAAACCGCAGCAACCGTGATCGCGGCTCACGCAAGTCATTTGCCGATGCGATAG
- a CDS encoding PQQ-binding-like beta-propeller repeat protein — MMLRRPTPLSLVLLTLVLLCVPRLASAEIDWPQFRGPDGNGIVTGQSVPVSFGEKENVTWKTSLPGKAWSSPVVADDVIWTTTAIEVFPTDEEREKMLSEAGVEQKKFKQLAIAKSVELKLIALNFKTGSILSSTDLTTVEKPDPIHSLNSYASPTPVIDGSEIYCHFGNYGTFCVDRQTREIKWQRRLPIEHAVGPGSSPFIHGDLLILIQDGVQRQYVTALNKTTSETVWETQRPEMDAPSGDQKKSYCTPIAITDNSGREQLICMGSQWMVSYDPATGKEIWKVRHGTGFSVVPRPVYGDGVVYFSTGFGKPQLWAVKVDGSGDVTDTHVLWTVTKSIPAKPSPILHEGLVYVVDDNGVASCLDASTGDEVWKKRVGGNFSASPILVDQNIYFGSQDGNVTVIKAGREGEVVAENHLDGQIMASPAIVNDAMIWRTAESVYRIE, encoded by the coding sequence ATGATGCTCCGTCGCCCCACCCCGTTGTCTCTCGTGCTGCTGACTCTTGTGCTGCTCTGCGTTCCGCGGCTTGCTTCGGCAGAGATCGATTGGCCGCAATTCCGAGGACCCGATGGCAATGGAATTGTGACCGGTCAATCAGTACCGGTGAGCTTTGGCGAAAAAGAAAACGTAACGTGGAAAACTTCCCTACCCGGAAAAGCTTGGTCATCTCCCGTGGTCGCAGACGACGTGATTTGGACGACGACGGCAATCGAAGTCTTCCCGACGGACGAGGAACGCGAAAAGATGCTCTCTGAAGCCGGCGTGGAGCAAAAGAAGTTCAAACAATTGGCGATCGCAAAATCCGTTGAGCTGAAACTGATCGCATTGAATTTCAAGACTGGCAGCATCCTTTCCAGCACGGATCTAACCACCGTCGAAAAACCGGACCCGATCCACTCTCTGAACAGTTACGCATCTCCCACACCCGTGATCGATGGAAGTGAGATCTATTGTCACTTCGGCAACTACGGAACCTTTTGCGTCGATCGGCAGACTCGTGAGATCAAGTGGCAACGTCGCTTGCCGATCGAGCATGCCGTCGGCCCCGGCAGTTCGCCGTTCATTCATGGCGACTTGTTGATTCTGATCCAAGATGGTGTCCAGCGACAATACGTGACGGCACTCAACAAAACCACCAGCGAAACCGTATGGGAAACTCAACGTCCTGAGATGGATGCTCCATCGGGCGACCAAAAGAAATCGTACTGCACACCGATTGCAATCACCGACAATTCGGGACGCGAACAGTTGATCTGCATGGGATCGCAATGGATGGTGTCCTACGATCCGGCGACCGGCAAAGAGATCTGGAAAGTGCGTCATGGGACAGGATTCTCCGTCGTCCCTCGACCGGTCTACGGAGATGGCGTGGTCTACTTCTCCACGGGTTTCGGTAAGCCTCAGCTTTGGGCCGTGAAAGTCGACGGCAGCGGCGATGTCACCGATACCCATGTCCTCTGGACGGTGACCAAGAGCATCCCGGCAAAACCTTCACCGATCTTGCACGAGGGATTGGTCTATGTTGTCGATGACAATGGTGTGGCAAGTTGTTTGGATGCATCGACGGGGGATGAAGTTTGGAAAAAGCGTGTCGGCGGTAATTTTTCCGCGTCACCCATTCTCGTCGACCAAAATATCTACTTCGGATCCCAAGATGGCAATGTGACGGTGATCAAGGCCGGTCGTGAGGGCGAAGTCGTCGCTGAAAATCATCTGGATGGCCAAATCATGGCTTCACCTGCGATCGTCAACGACGCCATGATCTGGCGTACCGCAGAGTCGGTCTACCGTATCGAATGA
- a CDS encoding arylsulfatase produces MFRSCRTLLFAFLVGIAYAAQAAQPPNVQTPNIQATNIQPPNVIYILADDAGIGDFGCYGGNIISTPNVDRLALEGMRFTQHYSGSTVCAPSRSVLMTGQHTGHTRVRGNAKNPGLLKEDFTVAELMKSAGYVTGCIGKWGLGMEDSTGAPWRQGFDHFFGYLSQTNAHHYYPDFLWRDGRQQKFIENSTQRKHYSHDLFTEDALSFITVNHRQPFFLYLPYTIPHVDLDVPEDSRANYLGRLGPETPYGTPGGQHYRHEPNPHATFAGMITRMDRDIGRIMQLLGQLGVDDNTLVMFASDNGATSAGGADPEFFDSNGPYRGIKRDLYEGGIITPMIARWPGMIEAGSTTDHVSGFQDLLPTLADLVDVAPPMNIDGISFLPTLKGHPVNQKQHDVMYWEFSEQGGKRAMRKGDWKVVQLKVSTTKPKPVELYNLVEDPYETTDLAESMPERVKELTSLMDAQRTANENFPLFHSEKQ; encoded by the coding sequence GTGTTTCGTTCCTGCCGCACTTTGTTGTTCGCGTTCCTCGTCGGTATCGCCTACGCGGCTCAGGCCGCCCAACCGCCCAATGTCCAGACGCCAAACATCCAGGCGACCAATATTCAGCCGCCCAATGTGATTTACATTCTGGCCGATGATGCCGGAATCGGCGACTTTGGATGCTACGGCGGCAACATCATCAGCACGCCGAACGTCGATCGGCTGGCGTTAGAGGGAATGCGCTTCACTCAGCATTATTCGGGCAGCACCGTTTGTGCTCCGTCACGCAGCGTGCTGATGACCGGCCAGCACACCGGTCACACTCGCGTGCGAGGAAATGCGAAGAACCCAGGTCTGTTGAAAGAAGACTTTACGGTGGCCGAGTTGATGAAGAGCGCCGGATACGTGACCGGGTGCATCGGCAAATGGGGCCTGGGGATGGAAGATTCCACGGGAGCGCCGTGGCGACAAGGCTTCGATCACTTTTTTGGCTATTTGAGTCAGACCAACGCACATCACTACTACCCCGATTTTCTGTGGCGTGACGGACGTCAACAAAAGTTCATTGAGAACTCGACGCAGCGAAAGCACTACAGTCATGACCTGTTCACCGAAGACGCGTTGTCGTTCATTACGGTGAATCATCGCCAGCCATTTTTTCTGTACTTGCCCTATACCATTCCCCACGTCGATTTGGATGTCCCCGAGGATAGCCGTGCAAATTATCTCGGTCGGTTGGGACCGGAGACTCCCTACGGCACGCCCGGCGGACAGCACTATCGGCATGAGCCCAATCCTCATGCAACTTTTGCGGGGATGATCACACGGATGGATCGTGACATCGGCCGCATCATGCAATTGCTGGGTCAGCTCGGTGTCGATGACAACACGTTGGTGATGTTCGCCAGTGACAACGGTGCCACATCAGCCGGCGGTGCCGATCCTGAGTTCTTCGACAGCAATGGTCCCTACCGTGGCATCAAACGTGATCTGTACGAGGGTGGCATCATCACACCGATGATCGCGCGATGGCCGGGCATGATCGAGGCGGGCAGCACGACCGATCACGTCTCAGGTTTTCAAGACCTGTTGCCGACCCTTGCCGATCTCGTCGACGTCGCGCCGCCAATGAATATCGACGGGATCAGTTTCCTGCCTACGCTGAAAGGACATCCCGTCAATCAGAAGCAGCACGACGTGATGTACTGGGAGTTCTCCGAACAAGGTGGCAAGCGTGCGATGCGAAAAGGCGATTGGAAAGTCGTCCAGTTGAAGGTGAGCACCACGAAACCCAAACCGGTGGAACTATACAACCTTGTGGAGGATCCCTACGAGACCACGGACTTGGCGGAGTCGATGCCCGAGCGTGTGAAAGAGTTGACTTCGCTGATGGATGCTCAACGAACAGCCAACGAAAACTTCCCGCTTTTTCATTCCGAGAAACAGTAG
- a CDS encoding cupin domain-containing protein, whose product MNLFEHVPSQLPAELTEVLLQNQNVRIERIVSTGHCSPVDFWYDQSEQEWVVLLRGAARLAIAGRGTSIELLPGDHVHIPAHQKHRVEWTSPTEPTVWLAVFYSD is encoded by the coding sequence ATGAATCTGTTCGAGCACGTACCATCCCAGTTGCCCGCTGAATTGACGGAGGTTTTGCTGCAGAATCAGAATGTCCGCATCGAACGCATCGTGTCCACCGGACATTGCAGTCCGGTGGACTTTTGGTACGACCAATCGGAGCAGGAATGGGTTGTGCTGTTGCGAGGTGCCGCGAGACTTGCAATTGCCGGCCGCGGCACATCGATCGAATTGCTGCCCGGCGACCACGTTCATATTCCGGCGCATCAAAAACACCGTGTCGAGTGGACGTCGCCGACCGAGCCCACTGTCTGGTTGGCGGTGTTTTACAGCGATTGA
- a CDS encoding glycoside hydrolase family 32 protein has translation MKSTLLLFATIAVLACSALSNRCDAQEDILFDDFESGTYAKWTITGEAFGDEPASGALPGQMSVSGFRGSRLINTFYEGDSTVGTATSIEFRLERSHLAFLIGGGRHKDQVGMELLIDGQSVRSVTGPESEQLEWTSWDVSEFAGQNVRLRIFDRATGGWGHINVDQIIQTDSPPERFDLEYRLAEYRKSNEYLNEPLRPQFHFSPEINWMNDPNGLVFHDGEYHLFFQYNPAGNSWGHMSWGHAVSRDLVHWQHLPLAIPESDGIMAFSGCCVVDHKNTSGLGIGDKPPMVAIYTGHGHGKQVQEIAFSNDNGRTWTKYEGNPVLDLNESDFRDPKVFWHEPTKRWIMVVSLANQKVLIFYASSDLKHWQELSRFGPAGFPSKPNWECPDLFELPVEGTDGKKLWVLEADMGSGSVAGGSGGEYFVGHFDGVSFHPIQDAQWVDYGRDFYAPVSWSDIPDQDGRRIWIGWFNNWETCLIPTFPWRSCMSVPRVLSLRSLQGSNESSPQRYVLVQRPVDELTKLRMKSITLPTTGAAWPPKTVTQVNEVPTMCFELESTLVVGTARSCGFRIRTGSDEYAEVGYDSETQSVYVDRRHSGNVSFHPAFAGRHDAPTRVVDGQVRLHVLVDRSCIEVFINDGEAVISDRIFPTSQQPSIEVFAGDATASVSDTKVHLLDSIWKQQP, from the coding sequence ATGAAATCAACTCTACTGCTGTTTGCCACGATCGCTGTTCTTGCATGCTCAGCGTTGTCGAATCGATGTGATGCCCAAGAGGACATTCTGTTCGATGACTTTGAATCGGGCACCTACGCCAAGTGGACGATCACTGGCGAAGCGTTTGGGGACGAGCCTGCATCGGGGGCGTTGCCCGGTCAGATGAGTGTCTCCGGTTTTCGCGGCTCCCGGCTTATCAACACTTTCTATGAAGGCGACTCGACCGTCGGCACGGCGACCAGTATTGAGTTTCGACTGGAGCGATCCCACCTTGCATTTCTGATCGGTGGCGGGCGACACAAAGATCAGGTCGGGATGGAGTTGCTGATCGACGGGCAATCCGTTCGCTCAGTGACCGGACCGGAATCAGAACAATTGGAGTGGACATCCTGGGATGTCAGTGAGTTCGCAGGTCAGAACGTACGGCTGAGGATCTTTGACCGTGCGACCGGTGGTTGGGGCCACATCAATGTGGACCAAATCATTCAAACCGACTCGCCACCGGAGCGATTCGATTTGGAATATCGACTGGCGGAGTATCGCAAGTCGAACGAATACTTGAACGAGCCGCTCAGGCCACAGTTTCACTTCAGTCCCGAGATCAATTGGATGAACGATCCCAACGGACTGGTGTTTCATGATGGTGAGTACCATCTGTTCTTTCAGTACAACCCTGCGGGCAATTCTTGGGGGCACATGAGCTGGGGACACGCCGTCAGTCGCGATCTCGTCCACTGGCAACACTTGCCGCTGGCGATTCCAGAGTCCGATGGCATCATGGCGTTCAGCGGTTGCTGCGTCGTTGATCACAAGAACACGTCGGGACTCGGCATCGGCGATAAGCCGCCCATGGTCGCGATCTACACGGGACATGGACACGGCAAGCAAGTTCAAGAGATCGCTTTCAGCAATGACAACGGTCGGACTTGGACCAAGTACGAGGGCAATCCCGTGCTCGATCTCAACGAAAGTGATTTTCGCGACCCCAAAGTTTTCTGGCACGAACCCACGAAACGTTGGATCATGGTCGTTTCATTGGCGAATCAAAAGGTATTGATCTTTTACGCGTCATCGGATCTCAAACACTGGCAGGAACTCAGTCGTTTTGGACCGGCTGGTTTCCCAAGCAAACCGAATTGGGAGTGCCCTGATCTTTTCGAGCTGCCGGTGGAAGGCACTGACGGCAAGAAACTGTGGGTGTTGGAAGCGGACATGGGCAGCGGTAGCGTCGCCGGTGGCAGCGGCGGTGAATACTTCGTCGGTCATTTCGACGGTGTCTCCTTCCATCCCATTCAAGATGCCCAATGGGTGGACTACGGACGTGATTTCTATGCGCCGGTGAGTTGGTCGGATATCCCTGACCAGGACGGGCGTCGCATTTGGATTGGCTGGTTCAACAACTGGGAGACGTGTCTCATTCCCACGTTTCCGTGGCGTAGTTGCATGTCGGTTCCCCGTGTTCTGTCTCTTCGGTCGCTGCAGGGTTCCAATGAAAGCTCGCCGCAGCGATACGTACTGGTGCAACGTCCTGTCGACGAGTTGACGAAGCTGAGGATGAAATCCATCACCTTGCCAACGACCGGCGCCGCCTGGCCTCCCAAGACGGTCACCCAAGTCAACGAGGTGCCCACGATGTGTTTTGAGCTAGAGTCCACACTTGTGGTGGGTACGGCTCGATCCTGCGGATTCAGGATTCGTACAGGCAGTGATGAGTACGCCGAAGTCGGCTATGACAGCGAGACTCAGTCGGTGTACGTTGACCGACGACACAGCGGAAACGTCAGCTTTCATCCAGCATTTGCCGGACGTCATGACGCGCCGACGCGTGTCGTCGATGGCCAAGTACGCTTGCATGTGCTCGTGGACCGCTCATGCATTGAAGTGTTCATTAACGATGGCGAGGCGGTCATCAGCGATAGAATATTCCCCACAAGTCAGCAACCGAGCATCGAGGTTTTTGCAGGCGATGCCACCGCATCTGTCTCCGATACCAAAGTGCACCTATTGGATTCGATATGGAAACAGCAACCATGA
- a CDS encoding DUF6666 family protein — protein MSRLTFYVAIAVSMFGGFGTASAQIASHEFGSSCEEVACGECESDRFGLPASSANSSLWEQLSFYGAIDGAKQPQDFGVNANLGTRMHVSYAAPLLADYGVGFQIGSAVVLSDNAVQVFELLGEDTQRTQSFTTIGLFQSAGDWRWGAVLDYLYQDGFDSSSLGQFRFRVVKELSSQTWLGFTGRLRAFDDTADFLGSSVTLRSINQGSVFLRHYFPTGVQCTYWLGIAGEHGESNAVTGPARPRDESFVFGADLLAPLNDHLAIYGETNLTLPGDTGTVDAMLGVVWYPFTNVRTANRKRFAPLLPVASSSTFGVDLLP, from the coding sequence ATGAGTCGATTGACTTTTTACGTCGCTATTGCCGTGTCGATGTTCGGTGGATTCGGCACCGCATCGGCTCAGATTGCCTCACATGAGTTCGGTTCCTCGTGCGAGGAGGTTGCCTGTGGAGAGTGTGAATCGGATCGTTTTGGACTTCCAGCGAGTTCAGCCAATTCGTCGCTGTGGGAACAGCTTTCTTTCTACGGTGCGATCGACGGAGCCAAGCAGCCCCAAGATTTTGGCGTCAACGCAAATCTAGGCACACGGATGCATGTTTCCTACGCGGCGCCGCTGCTGGCTGACTACGGGGTCGGATTTCAAATCGGATCTGCGGTGGTGTTGTCTGACAATGCAGTTCAAGTATTCGAGTTGTTGGGCGAAGACACCCAGCGTACGCAAAGCTTCACCACAATTGGATTGTTTCAATCGGCAGGAGATTGGCGTTGGGGTGCGGTTCTCGACTACTTGTATCAAGACGGTTTTGACAGCAGCTCGCTGGGACAGTTTCGATTCCGTGTTGTCAAAGAACTCAGCTCGCAGACATGGCTGGGATTCACAGGCCGCTTGCGTGCGTTTGACGATACGGCTGATTTCCTAGGCAGCTCGGTCACGCTGCGTTCGATCAATCAAGGCAGTGTCTTTCTGCGTCATTACTTTCCCACCGGTGTTCAGTGCACGTACTGGCTGGGCATCGCCGGTGAACACGGAGAGTCCAATGCCGTTACGGGGCCTGCGCGACCACGCGATGAGTCGTTTGTCTTTGGAGCAGACTTGTTGGCGCCGCTGAATGATCACTTGGCAATCTACGGCGAGACAAACCTGACACTGCCGGGCGACACGGGAACGGTTGACGCGATGTTGGGTGTGGTGTGGTACCCCTTTACCAATGTTCGAACCGCCAACCGAAAACGTTTCGCGCCTCTGTTGCCGGTCGCATCGTCGTCGACATTCGGCGTCGACCTGCTTCCTTGA